The DNA window TCTTCGGGGCCTTCTTGGCGGCCTTCTTAGCCGTCTTCTTGGCGGCCTTCTTGGCGGTCTTCTTGGCGGTCTTCTTGGTCGCCTTCTTAGCCGCCTTCTTGGCGGTCTTCTTGGTCGCCTTCTTAGCCGCCTTCTTGGCGGTCTTCTTGGCAGCCTTCTTGGCCGTCTTCTTGGCGGCCTTCTTGGCGGTCTTCTTGGCGGCGGCCTTGCGGACGGTCTTCTTCACGGCCTTCTTGGCGGCCTTCTTGGCGGTCTTCTTGGTGGCCTTCTTGGCGACCTTCTTCGCGCCAGCCTTCTTGGCGACCTTCTTCGTCGCTTTCTTGGCGGCGGACTTCTTAGCGGCTTTCTTAACGGCCATGGGATGGCTCCTCGTCAGTGGTGATCAGGGATTGATCAGTGGTAGTGCGTTAGGCCCAGTGGAAAGGGACTCTGTGAAGACAGAGCCGCGGGAGTCGGACCCGCGTGCAGCCGCCGACGCGCGATGCGCGCCGGAACGGATCGGGGATCGCGTCCGGCCGCGGGTGCGGCGGGAGCGATGGCGCGTGCGCCGGGACGGCGGACGAAAGCGGCCGCCAGACGGGGCGGCCAAACAAAAACCCGGCCCGCCGAGAGCGAACCGGGTTGCAGGGAGCAGGACGCCAGCGATGTCATCGGGAATGTGGATGTCATCGGCGAAGAGAGTGCGGTCAACATTTCTGCAGAGGAAGCGAACCCTGCGTCCACCGTTTTGATTGTCCGGGCGGAGGTTCGATTTGTGCTGCGTGTTGTCGCGCTGGGTTTTCTCACTCTCGTCTGCAGGAAACGTCTGCTGGGCGAAACCTAATCACGCTTTTTCGCACTGTCAACAACCCCGCCGATTTTTCCTTCCGGCGGTCCCGCCTCGACGCCGTCCCGAACGCGTCGTCGGCGCGCGCGACAAATCCATGCGCGAATCCGGATCGTGCGTGGAAGTTTTTTTTCGATCGCGCTGAAAGCCAAGCCTGGCGCGGGTTTCAGCGCACTCGACGAAATCGCGCCGAAGATTTTCGCAAGCACGCATCGCATCCGTCGCGCACTGCGAAGACGCGTTCGGCGGTCGTCGGAGGAAGAAAAAATTCCTTCCGCTCGCCCGGTCCGATTTCGCGTCGCACAAGCCGATTTGCGCGAAACTGCGCGAACCTTTTTTCTGCCGCTCGGCACCGGCTCGTTCGCCCTCGTGCGAATCGGCCGCGCGACTCGCGCATGCGCGAGCGAGCGCGCGCCGGTCGACGCCGGCGCGCGTGCCGCCGACCCCGCGCGCGGCGGCCGCATTCCCGCGCATCGCGGCCGCACCGGCGGTAACGAAAAAATCCCCGGGAAAAACGTGTTTTCTTCGTGCGCAGGAGCGGACCGCGCGAACCCGACCGGGATGCGGTGCGGTGCCGTCGACGAGGGCCGCGCGGCGCGATCGCCGCGCCGAAGCGAAGACGCGCCGAGGCGGAGCCCGTGAACGCCGCGTGTGCTGCCGCGCGGGCGCGGCCGACGACCGTTCGTCGGCGCGGCGATCGGGCGAGCGGCGAGCGGGTGCGCCGGAACGCACGGCGCACGCGGCGCCGCACACCGGCGCGACGACGCACGCGGCCGCGGACATCGGGCGCAAACGGGATGGGACGGATGCGGAATGCGCGGCGGTGCATGCGCGCCGCACCGGCCGGCGACGGCGAACCCGCCGCTGCGCGGTCCGCCGAGCGGACGCGGCGACCGCAAACGAAACGGGGAGCGCCGTGCCGGCCGCTGGGCGGCCGCAGTGCGCTCCCCGTGATGCCTGGCGTCGCCCGAGGGCGACGGCGGCGGATCAGTGGTCGTCGTCTTCGAGCAGTTCGGCGTAGTCGTCCGGGCCGAGCAGTTCGTTGAGCTGGTCCGGCTCCTCGATCGCGACGGTGAGGATCCAGCCTTCGCCGTAAGCGTCCTCGTTGATGGTCTCGGGCTTGTCGGCCAGCGCCGAGTTGACCGCGGTCACGGTGCCGGTGACCGGCGAGTAGACGTCCGAAGCCGCCTTGACCGACTCGACCACGGCGCAGGCGTTGCCGGCTTCGAGGCGGTCGCCGACATTGGGCAGCTCGACGTAGACCAGGTCGCCGAGCAGGCGCTGGGCGTGGTCGGAGATGCCGATGGTGACTTTGCCGTCGCCTTCGGCGCGGGCCCACTCGTGGGACTTCATGAACTTCAGATCGCCGGGAATTTCACTCATGGCTGGCCTCGAACGTGACGGGAGCGGCTGGTTGATGGCGCGTAGTTTAACGATGCGGAGTCGACATGCGACAGGGGCGGCGCCGGCGCCTCAGCGCGCCCCGCCGGCGAAGTCGCAGCGGAAAGGCGCGCGACCGCTGCGCAGCGCCTCGCCCAGGGCCTCGACGCGATCCTGGCCCCAGAACGGTTCGCCGCGTAGCACATATCCGGGCAGACCCGGCAGGTCGGCGGCGATCGCCGCCTCGGTATTGCGCCGGTACCGTTCGTCGGCCGCCTCGGCGTCCGCGGCGGCGAGCACCGCCGCCGCGTCGTGTCCGTGCGCGCGCAGCAGCGCGGCGACGGTGTCGCGGTCGGCGAGGTCGCGGTCCTCGGCCCAGACCGCGCGGAACGCGGCGTCCATGTAACCGGCCGGATCGGCGCCGGCCTCGCACAGGGCGATCGCGCAGCGATCGGCCAACGACGGGTCGACCGGAAAATGTTTGGGCGCCAGATTCAGCGTCAGCCCGCGCTCGGCCCGCGCGCGCTGCAGCTCGTACAGGCGGTAACGCTGGCGCGCCGGCGCGCGTTGCCCCAGGGGCAGGCCGCCGTTGGCGGCGAACAGTTCGAAGATCCGCACCGGCCGGTAGACCAGGCGCGCGCCATGCTCGCGCGCCACCGCCTGCACCGCGGCATGGCCGAGGTAGGCGTAAGGCGAGAGCAGGCTGAAGTAGTAGTCGATCTCGATCACGTCCGCCGCCTCCGGCTCAGCCGAGCACGCCGTCCTGCGGCTGGCCGTCGCGCACGAACGGGAACTTGACCACCCGCACCGGCACTTCCTTGCCGCGGATGTCGACCCGCAGGTTGCCGGCTGCGCCGAGCGGGATCTCGCCGGCCGGCACGCGGGCGAAGGCGATCGACTTGTTCAGGGTCGGCGAGAAGGTGCCGGAGAGGATCTCGCCCTCGCCGTGCGGGGTCAGCACCTTCTGACCGTGACGCAGCACACCCTTCTCGTCCATCACCAGGCCGATCATCTGCCGCGCCGCGCCGCTGGCCTTGAGCTGCTCCAGCGGCGCGCGGCCGATGAAGTCGCGGCCTTCGTCCAGGACCACGGTCCAGGCCAGCGCGGCTTCGTACGGAGACACCGCGTCGTCCATGTCCTGGCCGTACAGATTCATGCCGGCTTCCAGCCGCAGGGTATCGCGCGCGCCCAGGCCGGCCGGCTTCACGCCGGCGGCGAGCAGCGCATCCCACAGCGCCACCGCGCGGTCTTCCGGCACCACCACTTCGAAGCCATCCTCGCCGGTATAGCCGGTGCGGGCGACGAACAGCTCGATGCCGTCGGCAGTGCGGGCGTTGCCGGCGACGAACTTGCCGAGCTTGCCGATCCGCGCGCGGTCTTCCTCGCGCAGCAGGCCGATCACCTTGTCGCGCGCATTCGGCCCCTGCACCGCGATCATCGCCAGCTCGGGCCGCTCGCTCGCTTCCACGCCGAAGGCCTTGGCCTGTTCGCCGATCCACGCCAGATCCTTCTCGCGGGTGGCCGCATTGACCACCAGGCGGAAATAGCTTTCGTCGAGGAAGTACACGATCAGGTCGTCGATCACCCCGCCCTGCGGATTGAGCATGCAGGTGTACAGGGCCTTGCCCGACTTCTGCAGCTTGTCGACCGAGTTGGCCACCAACCGGCGCAGGAACTCGCGCACGCGCTCGCCGCGCAAGTCGACCACGGTCATGTGGCTGACGTCGAACATGCCGGCATCGCGGCGCACCTGATGGTGTTCCTCGATCTGCGATCCGTAGTTGATCGGCATGTCCCAGCCGCCGAAATCCACCATCTTGGCGCCGAGTGCGCGGTGGGCGTCGTTGAGGATGGTCATCTGGCTCATGGGGCGCGGCCTGCTGGGTCGGGGGGATGGAGCCGCCGATTATCCCAGAAGCGCGCGTCTTGCGCGTTCCCCGCGATTGAGTACGCAGGCGCATGGAACCTGCGATGCGGCGCCGTCCGTCGTGCCGCGCGGCTCACTCGCCGTCGAGGCCCTCGTTGTAGCACTGCACCTGGCGCGGATCGAGATCGACGAAACGGCCGCTGACGCGGTCCAGGCGCACCGCCCAACGCACCGCGGCGAAGGTCTCGCGCGCCTGCGCGTCCTCGACGGCGGTATCGACGATGGCGATCACGCCGGCGTCGGCGGCGCCATCGACGGTGCAGGTCGAAATCGACACCCGCTCGCCGCGCAACAGCTTCGGGTAGGGCACCACGTCGGTGATCTTCCAGCGCGCCTCGTTGCCGTTGTGGCCGGCCAGTTCGGCGGCGTAGAGGCGCACCGAGCGGTCGTCGGCGTCGTCGATGGTGCCGATGCTGCGTGCGCAGATCTGCTCGGCGTTGCTGCCGGAGCCGACGCAACCGCCGGTGTTGGAACGGAAGCCCTCCGGGAACGGCGGCACCACCCGGCCGATCCAGCCCGCCCAGCCGGTCGGGTGGGTCGGCTCGACGCCGCGCGCCGGCGACGGCTTTTGCGGGTCGTGCGGCGCGGCGCCGACGGCGCCGGCCGCCAGACTCAGCAGCGCGGCGACCGCGATGGCGCGCACTGCGTTCATTCGCGGTCCGCCGCCTCGACCTGCAGGGTCATGCCGTCGGTGCCGATTACCCGCACCGGCGTGCCGGCAGCGAGGTCGGGGCCGCTGACGTCCCAGAATGCATCGGCGATCTGCACCCGGCCCACGCCCTGCACGATCGCCCGCTCCAGCGGCACCACCCGCCCGACCAACTGTTCGGCGCGGCGGTTCAACAGCGGCTGGTCGCTGGCGCGCTCGCGGCCGCGGAACCAGGTCCGGTAGACCTGGATCGAGACGAAACTGAGCACCACGAACGCGGCCACCTGGGCCAGCACGGTCAATCCCGGAAACAGCAGCACCAGGCCGAACACCGCGGCCGCGGCGAGGCCGAGCCAGAGCATGAACGCACCGGGCGCCAGCGCTTCGGCCGCGAACAGCAGCAGCGCGATCGCGGCCCAGGCGATGGTCTGCCAACTCCAGGCCATCTCAGCCTCCCGAACGCGGCGGCACGCCGGGGCCGCGCGTCTGCGCCTGCCGGTCCAGCGCGTCCTTGGCCAATTCGGCGATGCCGGCCAGCGAGCCGATCACCCCGGCCGACTCCATCGGCATCATCACGAACTTCTGATTCGGCGCCTCGGCCAGCGACTTGAAGGCCTCGATGTATTTCTGCGCGACGAAATAATTGATCGCCTGCACGTTGCCGCGCGAGATCGCGTCCGAGACCAGCTGGGTCGCCTTGGCCTCGGCCTCGGCCAAGCGCTCGCGCGCCTCGGCCTCGCGGTAGGCGGCCTCGCGCTTGCCCTCGGCGGCCAGGATCGCGGCCTGCTTGTCGCCCTCGGCGCGCAGGATCTCGGATTGGCGGTGGCCTTCGGCTTCGAGGATGTTGGCGCGCTTCTCGCGCTCGGCCTTCATCTGCCGCGCCATCGAATCGACCAGGTCGCGCGGCGGCTGGATGTCCTTGAGCTCGATGCGGTTGACCTTCAGCCCCCAGGGGTGGGTCGCCGCGTCGACCGCGTTGAGCACCTTGGTGTTGATCTCGTCGCGCTTGGACAGCGACTCGTCCAGGTCCATCGAACCGATCGCGGTGCGGATGTTGGTCATCACCAGGTTGAGGATCGCGATCTCCAGCTGGGCGACCTCGTAGGCCGCCTTGGCCGCGTCCTGGACCTGGAAGAACACGATGCCGTCGACCTTGACCACCGCGTTGTCCTTGGTGATCACGTCCTGGCTCGGCACTTCCAGAACCTGCTCCATCATGTTGATCTTGCGGCCGACGCCGTAGATCACCGGGACCAGGAAGTGCAGCCCGGGGTCCATGGTGTGGGTGTAGCGGCCGAAGCGTTCGACCGTCCATTGGTAGCCCTGCGGGACCATGCGCACGGTCTTGAACAGCAGCACCACCCCGGCGAACACCAGCACCATGGCCAGCAGCGTCGTACCCATGGATCCCCTCCTCCCTAGTCCGATGCGCTCAGTATAGGCCCGACGACCGGCTGCGACCCTTCACGCCCCTGCCGCATCCTTGTCCTGGAATGCCGCCCGAATCCCAGCCCACGCCGCTGTCCCCGCCCGAGCCGACGCGCCCGCTGTCGAGCTTCGCGATCGACGTCCCGGAGACGTTGCTGGCCCGTGCCCGCGCCGGCGAAGGCTCCGCCTTCGAGCAGATCTACCGCTGGTTCGAACGGCCGGTGTTCACCCTAGCGATGCGGATCGCCGGCGACCGCGAGGAGGCCACCGAAGTGCTGCAGGAGACGATGCTCAAAGTGCTCACGCGGATCGGCGACTTCCGCGGCCACCGCGACGGCAGCGGCACGCCGTTCTGGGGCTGGCTGCGCCAGATCGCGGTCAACGAGGCGCTGATGCGGCTGCGCAGCCAACGCCGCCACGAGCACTCGGTCGAAGCCGAGGACGAACACCTCGCCGACGACCGCAGTCCGCCGCCGCCCGCGGCGGCCGACGCCGCCGCCCTCGGCCGCGCGCTGGCGCAACTGCCGCCGGCGACCCGCAGCGTGCTGTGGCTGTACCACGCCGAGGGCTATACCCACGAGGAGATCGCGGCGCTGATGGAGCGCACGCCGAGCTTCTCCAAATCGCAACTGGCGCGCGGCGGACGCCGCCTGCGCCAGTTGCTGGAACCGGACATGCAACGCAACGCCCTGGAGCAGGCCCATGCCTGACCATTCCCTTTCTCCGCCGCAGGACTGGTCCGACGCCTTCGCGCGGCTCGGTCCGGAAGCCCCACCGACCGACGGCTGGGCGCGCCTCTCGGCACAGTTGCAGGCGCACGCCGCCGTCTCCGAACCGATCGCTGCGGCGCCGGCGCTGCGACGCCGCGCCGGCCCGGCCCGCCGCTGGGCCTGGGCCGCCGCCGTGGCCGCGGCGTTGCCCTTGGCGGCGCTGTGGTGGATTCAAGGCGAACGCCACGCGCCGACGGCGCCTATCGTCGCGCCGGTCGCCGCGACCGCAGCGCCCACGGCGGGAACGCCCGCGGCCACGCAGTCGACGCCCCCTGCGGCCGGCACGGCGCACGACGCCGGACGCATCGCGACGGCCGAAGCGGCGGCCGCGGACCGGCCCAGCGCCCCCGCCATCGCGGCCGCACCCGCGGCCACCGCGAGAGCCGCACTGTCGGCCGATCGGCAACCGCGCCCGCCGCAGCGCGTCGCGAGCGCGCCGGCGCGCGAGCGCCGCCCGGCCGTGCGCTCCGCGGCCGCCGCCGTCGCGCCGACCGTCGTCGCCAAGGGCCCGGACACGGCCGCCGATGTCGCCAGCGTCGCGGCCGCCGATACCCCCGCCGCCGCACTGGCGCGCCTGCAAGGCGAATCGGCGCAACTCGAATCCCTGGTCGCCCTCGCCCGCGACGATCGCGTCGGCAGCGGCGCGGCGACGGTGATGAGCGCCGAACTCGACCGCGGCATCGCCGCGATCGACGAGGCCCTGTCCGGCACCGGCCTGGCCGAAGCCGAACGCGTGGCGCTGTGGCAACGACGCGTCGATGCCTTGCGCGCCCTGGCCGGCGTCGAGGGCTCGCAGCGCTGGTACGCCGCTCGCGGCGAGCGCTACGAAGACGCGTTGGTCCGGGTCGATTGAGCCCGCCCCGCATGCGCCGCCGGACCGCTCCAGATCGCCCGCTGCCGACCGCCCGCTCCAGACCTTCCATTCCAGATCTTCCGCTCCAGATCGATCGCTCCTCCTTCGACCGCCGTCCGCCCATCCAGCCCCACCGACCATCCAGCATCACCGCGGAGACCGCCATGCAACGCCCGATCCTGATCCCCCTGTTGCTCGCCGCCGCCGTCGCCGGCGCGTTGGCCAGCGTCGCCGCGGCCAGCTCCGCGGCCGAGCCGGCCGCCGCACCGCAAACGCAGCGCAAGACCATCGTCATTGCCCACCCGGACGGCCACCCGGCGCCGATCGCGCAACGGATCAAGCGGCCGTTGCTGGGGGTGATCATCGACGCCGACGACGCGGCCGGCGTGCGCGTGCTCGCGGTCACCCCCGACGGCGCAGCGGCCAAGGCCGGCCTGCGCAGCGGCGATCGCCTGCTGGCGATCGACGGCAGCGCGATCGACGGCGCCGACGAGGACGCGCGCCTGGCCAAGGCCCGCACCCTGCTCGGCAAGCTGCAGACCGAGCGCCCCGCCCAGCTGCGCTATCACCGCGACGGCCGCGACGCCACGCTCGCGGTCGTCCCGCAACTCGGCAACCGGATGGTGGTGCTCGACCGCATCGACGGCGCCGAACCCGGCCTGCGCCGGGAAGTGCGCATCCACCGCATCGGCGACGGCGAGGCCTTCGAATTCGACGGCGCCGACTTCGATTTCGACGCCGCGATCGCACCGGCCGTCGCCGCCGCGGTCGCGCCGCAGGTGCGCAGCGAAGTGATCCGGGTGAGCCGCAAAGACCTGTGCAAGGGCGGCGACTGCAAGTGGCCGGCGATCAGCGAGGCGCTGCGCTGGAACGGCCTCAACCTCGCCTCGGTCGACGCCAAGCTCGGCCGCTACTTCGGCGCTCAGCACGGCGTGCTGGTGCTCAGCACCGGGCCGGAACTGGCCGGCCTGGAAGCCGGCGACGTGATCCAGAGCATCGACGGCCGTCGGGTCGACACCCCGCGGCAGGCGATGGAAGCGCTGCGCGGCAAAGCCGAAGGCAGCCAGGTCGCGGTCGACTATCTGCGCGACCGCCGCAACGCCCAGGCCAAGCTCAAGGTACCGAAGGCGATCAGCTGGACGCCGCCGCGTCCGCCCGCACCGCCCTCGCCGCCCGCACCGCCGTCCGCTCCGGACCTGCCGCCTCCGCCGGCACCGCCCGCGCCGCCATCCGCGTCCGACCTGCCGACGCCGCCCACACCGCCCACACCGCCGCCGAAGCGCAGCGCTCTGGCACGGCCGCCGGCCGTGGCCTTCGCGCCACCGGCGCCGCCGACCTGGACCGGCAACGCGCAGGTCGCGGTGTATTGAAGCGCGCCGTTCGCGGCGCGCATACGATCGAGGCCCGAGCTCGCGCTGCGGCCTCGTGCATTGCGCCGTTCCCCGTTCGGCCGGCGCCGCGAACGCGTCCCTCGCCTCACTCGACTGGCGCGCGCTCGACCCATTTGGCGAACACCGCATCGATCCGGCCCTCGTCGACTGGCTTGCCCTGCTCGCGCTGTCCGGCCTGTTCGAACAGGGGAACGATCATCGCCATGCCGTCGACCTGGGTCTTCAGGCGCACGCCCGGCGCCTGGCCGAGGTAGCGTTCCCAACGCTCGCGCACCTGCGCCCAATAGCCCTTGGTCGCATCCCAGTATGCATAGGCCGGCTTGAAGTCGACTTCGCCGGTCTTCTGGTAATCGTTGAAGCCGAACTCGCGGGCCAGCTCCTGCTGGCTGCCGTCGGGCTTGCGCAGCACCTTGGTGTTGAACTGCTCGTGGGTCCAGCCGTTCGGCGTCAGGGTATGGCGGTTGACCGCGACGATGGCGTTGTAGTCGCTGCGCTTGGTGTATTCGCGCCGCGGCAATGGCCGCCAGCTCGGGTCGCCGGTCCAGGTCGCGGTGCCGTTGGCGTAGTCCCAGCGGCCGGTGCCGCAGTAGCGCGGCGCATCGCTGACTTCGTACACGCACTGGGTCCAGGCGCCGCGATTGAGCTCGACCGGAATCGCACGCACCTGCCACGTCTGGTCGGCGCTGAATTCGAAGCGCTGCGGGGCCTGGAACGTCCAGTCCTGGCGCCAGTGCTTGGTCACGTGTCCGCTCTTCTCGTCGACCAGGATGTGCTGCAGCACGATCTTGCCGGGGCGGTCCTCGACCACGATTACCGTCTCGTTGCCGCCGCTGCGCATCGCCGGCGCGCGCTCGTAGCCGGGCTTGAGCAGCACGGTTTCGTCGAAAGCGAAATCGACGATGTATTCGCCCTGCATCGCCAGGATCGAGGCGCGGTCGCGTTCGGGCGCGGTGGCGGCGACGGCGGCGAACGGGGTCATCAGGCAGATCGCCAGCAGGCTGGCGCGGTGGGACGGTCGGGTCATGGCGAAAACTCGTGGTTCGTCGGAAGAAGCGGAGGGGATCGGGAAGGAAGCAACGGCGATCGCGCGGTTCAGGCCGATGCCGCGGCCGGATCGCGCGCGGCGCGGCGCGAAGCCAGGCAACAACAAGCGTCCGCCTGCGCACGCAGGCGCGCGCCTTCGGCCGCGGCGATGCGCTGCGCGTGCGCCAGGCCCAACGCCGACGGCTCGGCGCGGTCGGCCAGCAGGATGCAGTGGCCGGCATCGTCGGCCAGCACCTGCAGGCGCAGGATCTGTGCCTGCCAACGACCGCGCAGCCGGCGCAACCAGCGCCGGCGCAGGCGCGCCCAGGCGCCGCTGCGGGCTTCGCCGCCGCGGCAGGCGGGCAAGGCCGCGATGGCGTCGTCCCAGGCCAGGAAATCGCTGTCGGGCAACAGGTACAGGCACCAGCAGGCGCGCCCGCCGTCGTCGCGGAACAGCAGGGCCTCGCAGCGGTCCTCGCCGTCGCGGCGCAGCAGGCGCTCGGCGCGCCGGGCATGCAGCCAGCCGTCGAGCGCGTCGCGATGCCGTGGCGGATACGCGCACAACACCGTCGCGACCGCGGCCAGGCGTTCCGGCGCCGGCAAGGCAGCGGAATCGGCGCCGGCCGAACGCAACGGCGCGCGCATGGCTTACCAGCTCACCGAGAGGCTGGCGCCGACATTGCGGCCGGGCGCGGTGTAGCGGTCGAGGACGGCGCTGGACGCGCTCAGGCCCGGCAGGTCGCCGGCCTCCCAGTACGTCTTGTCGGTCAGGTTGAACACGCCGACGTTGAAGCGCGCCCCCGGCGCGAAGTCCCAGCGCGCGAGCAGGTCGAGCGCGCCGTAGCCCGGCGCGGCGAAGCGGCCCGGCACCGGCAGATCGGTCTTGCGGCGGGCGAAACGCCCGGCCAGCTCGACGCCCCAGGCCTCGCGGTCATAGGCGACGCCCAGGCTCGCGGTCAGCGGCGCGATCGACTCCAGCGGCCGGTCCGCGGTCTTGTCCTCGCCCTTGCTGTACGCCGCCGCGCCGCGCAGCGACCAGCCGGCCAGCGCCTCGGACCAGGCGCCGAAGTCGATGCCGCCGCGCAGCTCGACGCCGCGGATCCGCGCCTTGGCCACGTTCTGCGATTGGAACACGATCAACGGCGTCTGCGGCGGCGCGCTGACCTGGCGGTTGGACTCGATGAAGTCCTGGTAGTCGTTGTAGTACGCCGACAGTTGGGCGTAGCCGACCGTATTGCTGAAGCGCAGGCCGACCTCGTAGCCGTCGCTGGTCTCCGGCTTGAGGTCCGGGTTCGGGATCGCGGTGTAGCCGAACTGCAGATTGGTGAAGCCCAGGTTGACGTCGCTGTAGGGCGGCGCGCGGAAGCCGCGCTGATAGCCGCCGTACAACGACCAATCCGCGGCGAAGTGCCAGACCGCGCCGAGCTTGGGCGAGACGCTGGTCTTGCTGAGGTCGCTGACTTGCACCCCAGGGTTGTCGCCGTTCCAGATCGCGTCCTTCTGCGGCCGCAGCTCGTAGCGGTCCACCCGCACCGCCGGGACCAGCCGGAACGCGCCGTCGGCGAAGCGGATTTCGTCTTGTACGAACACGCCGGCGTTGCGGGTCTTGCTGACCGGGAAATCGCGCACCGGAAACACATCGGGCAGGATCGCGTTGCTGACCGCGCCGGTGGTCAGATTGACCGCACGGCCGTCGCGCTTCTGGCGGAACTCGGTGGCTTCGTATTCGAAGCCGTAGGTCAGGGTATGCTCGACCGCGCCGGTGGCGAAGTCCTTGTGCGCGGTGGCTTCGGCGCCGTAGACGCGCTGGTCGAAGTCGAATTCGCGCAGGCGCAGCGTCGGGCTCACTTCGCGGCCGCCGACCACGCTGACCCGGTGTTCGCGGGTGCGTTGGTTGGTTTCGCTGTCCTGGCGGTAGACCTGCCAACGCAGCGAGTCGGTCAGCACACTGTCGAGCGCATCGATCTCGTGCGCGAACGCGAGCCGTACCCGAGTCTGGCGGTCGTCGCCGGTCTGCGAGAGCACCCGCACCGCCGGCGCGCCCGGCATCGACAAGGCGGTGCCGCGCGCGCTGTAGACGTCGGTATCGGTCTGGTCCTCGCTGCCTTCCACGGTCAGGCGGAAACGCTGGTCGTCGCTGGGCGCGTAGACCAGCTTGGTCAGCAGGCTGCGACCGTCGTTGCTCTGCGGGTTGGGCCGGGTGCGGCGCGCGTCCAGCGAGGCGCGCTCGCCCTGGTTGTGGG is part of the Lysobacter firmicutimachus genome and encodes:
- the gcvH gene encoding glycine cleavage system protein GcvH; translation: MSEIPGDLKFMKSHEWARAEGDGKVTIGISDHAQRLLGDLVYVELPNVGDRLEAGNACAVVESVKAASDVYSPVTGTVTAVNSALADKPETINEDAYGEGWILTVAIEEPDQLNELLGPDDYAELLEDDDH
- a CDS encoding 2-hydroxychromene-2-carboxylate isomerase, whose protein sequence is MIEIDYYFSLLSPYAYLGHAAVQAVAREHGARLVYRPVRIFELFAANGGLPLGQRAPARQRYRLYELQRARAERGLTLNLAPKHFPVDPSLADRCAIALCEAGADPAGYMDAAFRAVWAEDRDLADRDTVAALLRAHGHDAAAVLAAADAEAADERYRRNTEAAIAADLPGLPGYVLRGEPFWGQDRVEALGEALRSGRAPFRCDFAGGAR
- the gcvT gene encoding glycine cleavage system aminomethyltransferase GcvT, producing the protein MSQMTILNDAHRALGAKMVDFGGWDMPINYGSQIEEHHQVRRDAGMFDVSHMTVVDLRGERVREFLRRLVANSVDKLQKSGKALYTCMLNPQGGVIDDLIVYFLDESYFRLVVNAATREKDLAWIGEQAKAFGVEASERPELAMIAVQGPNARDKVIGLLREEDRARIGKLGKFVAGNARTADGIELFVARTGYTGEDGFEVVVPEDRAVALWDALLAAGVKPAGLGARDTLRLEAGMNLYGQDMDDAVSPYEAALAWTVVLDEGRDFIGRAPLEQLKASGAARQMIGLVMDEKGVLRHGQKVLTPHGEGEILSGTFSPTLNKSIAFARVPAGEIPLGAAGNLRVDIRGKEVPVRVVKFPFVRDGQPQDGVLG
- a CDS encoding NfeD family protein gives rise to the protein MAWSWQTIAWAAIALLLFAAEALAPGAFMLWLGLAAAAVFGLVLLFPGLTVLAQVAAFVVLSFVSIQVYRTWFRGRERASDQPLLNRRAEQLVGRVVPLERAIVQGVGRVQIADAFWDVSGPDLAAGTPVRVIGTDGMTLQVEAADRE
- a CDS encoding SPFH domain-containing protein; the protein is MGTTLLAMVLVFAGVVLLFKTVRMVPQGYQWTVERFGRYTHTMDPGLHFLVPVIYGVGRKINMMEQVLEVPSQDVITKDNAVVKVDGIVFFQVQDAAKAAYEVAQLEIAILNLVMTNIRTAIGSMDLDESLSKRDEINTKVLNAVDAATHPWGLKVNRIELKDIQPPRDLVDSMARQMKAEREKRANILEAEGHRQSEILRAEGDKQAAILAAEGKREAAYREAEARERLAEAEAKATQLVSDAISRGNVQAINYFVAQKYIEAFKSLAEAPNQKFVMMPMESAGVIGSLAGIAELAKDALDRQAQTRGPGVPPRSGG
- a CDS encoding RNA polymerase sigma factor, encoding MPPESQPTPLSPPEPTRPLSSFAIDVPETLLARARAGEGSAFEQIYRWFERPVFTLAMRIAGDREEATEVLQETMLKVLTRIGDFRGHRDGSGTPFWGWLRQIAVNEALMRLRSQRRHEHSVEAEDEHLADDRSPPPPAAADAAALGRALAQLPPATRSVLWLYHAEGYTHEEIAALMERTPSFSKSQLARGGRRLRQLLEPDMQRNALEQAHA
- a CDS encoding PDZ domain-containing protein translates to MQRPILIPLLLAAAVAGALASVAAASSAAEPAAAPQTQRKTIVIAHPDGHPAPIAQRIKRPLLGVIIDADDAAGVRVLAVTPDGAAAKAGLRSGDRLLAIDGSAIDGADEDARLAKARTLLGKLQTERPAQLRYHRDGRDATLAVVPQLGNRMVVLDRIDGAEPGLRREVRIHRIGDGEAFEFDGADFDFDAAIAPAVAAAVAPQVRSEVIRVSRKDLCKGGDCKWPAISEALRWNGLNLASVDAKLGRYFGAQHGVLVLSTGPELAGLEAGDVIQSIDGRRVDTPRQAMEALRGKAEGSQVAVDYLRDRRNAQAKLKVPKAISWTPPRPPAPPSPPAPPSAPDLPPPPAPPAPPSASDLPTPPTPPTPPPKRSALARPPAVAFAPPAPPTWTGNAQVAVY
- a CDS encoding DUF6607 family protein produces the protein MTPFAAVAATAPERDRASILAMQGEYIVDFAFDETVLLKPGYERAPAMRSGGNETVIVVEDRPGKIVLQHILVDEKSGHVTKHWRQDWTFQAPQRFEFSADQTWQVRAIPVELNRGAWTQCVYEVSDAPRYCGTGRWDYANGTATWTGDPSWRPLPRREYTKRSDYNAIVAVNRHTLTPNGWTHEQFNTKVLRKPDGSQQELAREFGFNDYQKTGEVDFKPAYAYWDATKGYWAQVRERWERYLGQAPGVRLKTQVDGMAMIVPLFEQAGQREQGKPVDEGRIDAVFAKWVERAPVE
- a CDS encoding TonB-dependent hemoglobin/transferrin/lactoferrin family receptor: MSRVHTPFVCANSHARSRPARCALALALSLALPVLAHAADAPDASGDVNELQRVVVSATRTERAVQDVPATVGAIDRERMDRELVRDLKDLFRYEPGIDVGANRERFGLGDIRIRGLGGNRVRVLVDGISVSDGFSIGSFSSAGRNFVDLDTVKDVEIVRGPSSALHGSDALGGVVAFVTKDPQDYLQDGAGSYFGLKLGYQGKNESLFGGATAAFGGERWSGLVVLNHHQGEETHNQGERASLDARRTRPNPQSNDGRSLLTKLVYAPSDDQRFRLTVEGSEDQTDTDVYSARGTALSMPGAPAVRVLSQTGDDRQTRVRLAFAHEIDALDSVLTDSLRWQVYRQDSETNQRTREHRVSVVGGREVSPTLRLREFDFDQRVYGAEATAHKDFATGAVEHTLTYGFEYEATEFRQKRDGRAVNLTTGAVSNAILPDVFPVRDFPVSKTRNAGVFVQDEIRFADGAFRLVPAVRVDRYELRPQKDAIWNGDNPGVQVSDLSKTSVSPKLGAVWHFAADWSLYGGYQRGFRAPPYSDVNLGFTNLQFGYTAIPNPDLKPETSDGYEVGLRFSNTVGYAQLSAYYNDYQDFIESNRQVSAPPQTPLIVFQSQNVAKARIRGVELRGGIDFGAWSEALAGWSLRGAAAYSKGEDKTADRPLESIAPLTASLGVAYDREAWGVELAGRFARRKTDLPVPGRFAAPGYGALDLLARWDFAPGARFNVGVFNLTDKTYWEAGDLPGLSASSAVLDRYTAPGRNVGASLSVSW